In Nitrospira sp. SG-bin1, the sequence TTCTCGAGACTGCCGGCCACGACCTCCGAGGATTGACCGGGATGGGACGGATGCCGGATGACCAATAGGAAAAACTCCGCCGACATCCTACGTTACTTGTCCCCGCCCTGGTCCTCAGGTATCCTGCGCATCTCCCTCTTTGGGCAGCGGTGGACGGGAGATGGCAGGGAGACGCGCCATCGGTTGCCAAGACACTCATTCGCGTGATGGACATCAGCGAGGAATCGAGTTGAAGACTCGACATGACTGACTACAGCGTGCTCGGCAATCTGCTGCTCATTTACACCGTCTCCATCGCCGTGGTGTTTCTATTCCATCAATTCCGGTTGCCGTCTATCGCCGGATTTCTCGTCGCCGGAGCGTTGATCGGTCCTCACGGGCTCAATCTGATTTCCGATATCGCGACGGTGCAAGTGCTGGCGGAAATCGGGATTGTGCTGCTGCTGTTCACCATCGGCATCGAATTCTCGCTGGTACAACTCACCTCGCTTCGTCGGCTGCTCCTGATCGCGGCCCCGATCCAAGTCGGTGGCGTCATCGCGATTACATGGCTCGGCGGCACCCTGGCGGGCTTACCCGCGTCCCAGGCGATCTTTTGGGGGTTTCTGCTCTCACTCAGCAGCACCGCGATCGTGCTGAAAGCGCTCGCGGCCAGCGGAGACAGCGACTCACCCCACGGGCGAGCCACCATTGGGATCTTGATTTTTCAGGACCTGGCTGTCGTTCCCATGATCTTGTTGACCCCCATTCTTGCCAGCCACGGCGAAGGAACGTTGCCCCTGGTTCTGTTGTCGTTGGGGAAATCCATCGTGGTGGTCGCCTGTATCGTCGCTGCGGCCTGGTATGTGGTACCGAAAGTGCTCGACCATATCGTTCGCAGCCGAAGCCGGGAGCTGTTCCTGCTGACGATCATCGTCATGTGCCTCGGCATCGCCTGGTTGACATCGCTCGGCGGCCTCTCACTGGCGTTGGGGGCCTTCATCGCCGGACTCGTCATTTCTGAATCGGAGTACAGCCATCAAGCCATCGCAGAAGTGCTGCCGTTTCGAGACAGTTTCAACAGCTTGTTCTTCGTCTCCATCGGCATCCTGATGGACTGGCGTATCTTGTTGGAGTATCCGATCGTCGTGACCGGCGTCTTGCTCATCGTCCTGCTCGTGAAGTTCTTCGCCGGCACCGGGGCCGCCCTCGCCGCGTCCGTACCTCCACGATCGGCCGTCATGACCGGTATTGCTCTCGCCCAGGTCGGCGAGTTCAGCTTCATCTTGGCGCAGGTCGGCCTGGAGGATCAGCTTTTGTCCGGACCGCCGTACCAGATTTTTCTGGCGGTCTCGGTCTGTTCCATGATCATCACGCCGTTTCTCATGCAGGTATCCCCGCATCTCGCTCGGCGCGTCGAGGCCATGCAACGGCTTTACCACTGGCTTCCCGGTCAGACCATCGCCCACGTGCTGGAAGCGGAAGGACGGCACCTGCGCATCAAGGACCATGTGATCATCGTGGGATATGGGCTCAACGGGCGCAATCTGGCTCGCGTATTGGGAGAGACGGAAGTGCCCTACATTGCCTTGGATTTGGACGGAGACACCGTGCGCCGGGAAGCGTCCCACGGCTTGCCGCTCTACTATGGGGATGCGACCAATCCCAATGTACTGCGGCATGTCAAGATCGAAGACGCGCGGGTCCTGGTCGTCGCGATCTCCGATCCGTTCATGGCCCGCCGAGCCGTGCAGGTGGCGCGAGGCTTGAACCCGAAAATTCACATCGTGGTGCGGACCCGGTATTTGCGTGAGTTGGAGGAATTGCACCAGCTGGGTGTGGACGACGTCGTGCCGGAGGAATTTGAAACGTCGATCGAAATATTTGCGCTCGTCCTCCGCACCTACAACATGCCGCAAGATTTCATCATGCGAAAGGCCGAGCAGGTTCGTCGCGAAGGATACGCACTCTTACGGCGCAGCGAGCTTCCCGAACTGGCACACCATCTGCGGGGCGGCACCCTCGCCGATGTCGAAGTGGAGACGTGCCGAATCGAGGAAGATTCGCCGGCGGCCGGAAAGACCATCGCCCAACTGGCATTGCGCCCGCGAATCGGGGCGTCCATCATCGCCTTGACCAG encodes:
- a CDS encoding sodium:proton exchanger — protein: MTDYSVLGNLLLIYTVSIAVVFLFHQFRLPSIAGFLVAGALIGPHGLNLISDIATVQVLAEIGIVLLLFTIGIEFSLVQLTSLRRLLLIAAPIQVGGVIAITWLGGTLAGLPASQAIFWGFLLSLSSTAIVLKALAASGDSDSPHGRATIGILIFQDLAVVPMILLTPILASHGEGTLPLVLLSLGKSIVVVACIVAAAWYVVPKVLDHIVRSRSRELFLLTIIVMCLGIAWLTSLGGLSLALGAFIAGLVISESEYSHQAIAEVLPFRDSFNSLFFVSIGILMDWRILLEYPIVVTGVLLIVLLVKFFAGTGAALAASVPPRSAVMTGIALAQVGEFSFILAQVGLEDQLLSGPPYQIFLAVSVCSMIITPFLMQVSPHLARRVEAMQRLYHWLPGQTIAHVLEAEGRHLRIKDHVIIVGYGLNGRNLARVLGETEVPYIALDLDGDTVRREASHGLPLYYGDATNPNVLRHVKIEDARVLVVAISDPFMARRAVQVARGLNPKIHIVVRTRYLRELEELHQLGVDDVVPEEFETSIEIFALVLRTYNMPQDFIMRKAEQVRREGYALLRRSELPELAHHLRGGTLADVEVETCRIEEDSPAAGKTIAQLALRPRIGASIIALTRSGVTESNPPDKTTLLAGDIVVLLGTRDQIRRAMGFILANGRGG